The genomic region CTCGCCTTCTTCCTCCCTTCCGTGCCCGCCAACCTGGCGGCCGCTCTGATAGTGTTACTCGCGACTGCGATAAACCTCCTGGGAGCAGGCCAGTCCAGCAAGGTCAACAACGTGCTCGTCGCCCTGAAAGTGCTCATACTCCTAGCTTTCGTCGCCGTCTCATTATTTTTCTTCAAGCCAGCCAATTTCTCACCTCTCGCTCCTTTCGGAATTGCCGGGATACTCGCAGGAGCCGCAACGATTTTCTTCGCCTATGCAGGATTCGCGCGCGTCGCAGTGATTGCGGACGAGGTGAAAAATCCGGAAGTGAACGTCCCAAAAGCCACGATAATCTCCATAGCAGTTTCAACCCTGCTCTATTCCGCAGTCGCGGTAGGTGCGGTGGGCCTCGCGGGCTGGCAGGCGCTTTCGGAATCCGGCTCGCCGCTCGCAGACGCGCTTGCCTCTGTCGGGCTGGGCTTCGGCGCATCCATAATAGCCGCAGGCGCCCTCATAGCCACCGGCACAGTGGTGCTTTCCTCAGTTCTCGGCCTTTCAAGGCTCGCATTTACCATGGCCGAAGCGAAAGAGCTTCCGGGCTGGCTTGGCGCAATAGGGAAATCATCTGTCCCAGCAAATTCCATACTCGTGAGCGGCGCAGCCACGCTCCTGTTCGCGCTTTTCGCGGACCTTCCGCACATAGCCTACATAAGCAGTTTCTCCCTGCTTCTCTACTATGCGGCGATAAACCTGAGTGGAATCAGAATACTGGATGGAAATGCTCGTTACGCGGCATTCGGCGGCCTCCTTTCCTGCGCGATTCTCATGTTCAGCCTGCCGCTCCAGTCCTGGCTGGTGGGATTGGCGGCAGTAACACTAGGAATACTATACTATCTACTATTCGTAAGGGAAAGAGGAAAAAATTAAAAGAAAATTACGGAAGCGTGACGTCATCGCAGGTTCCGTACCCTGCCGGCGCCTTGCAGTTGTTGTCCTTCGCGTATTGCAGAAGCCCCTGATACGCTGTGACCAGGCTGGGGCAGTCTTCTGTGCACTTGTTTTCGTACACGCCCATCCTGTCGTAGAAATCCCGCGCCCTCGCGACTCCGTTGAAATTGGCCGAAGCGCAGGAATAGCAGCCAGGGCTGTTCTCCTGGTCGTACTCGGTCTTGGCAGTCTGGTAGTCGCTGCAGCAGGAAGCGCATTTTCCGCACAGGTCCATTACGCGGAGGTTGCGGCATTCACTGCTCTGCGTCATCAGGTTGCTGGTCAGAGAACTCAGCGTAGCAGTGGAAGCGCAATTGGACATGCTTACATTGCCCGTGCCTCCGGCGCATAAACTCGGAGACGCCACAGTGGTCCCGTCCGGACACACGTACTCCTTTTGCGCATAATTCAGCTTCACCCAGCCATTGCCGAACTCCACGCACCCGAATGCGAGAATCAGGGCCAAAAACAACATCACGAACACCATCCTCATTCAATCACCTGGTAGGCACTTCAGGCCGCACAATTAAAAATATTGGCAAAATCCGGCGTTCATTTAATTGATGCGAGCTGGAAATCCAGTATTTTTCAAAGGTTTATGCGGTTCGAAGTGGACCAAATTCGCCAACCTTTATAAACTCTTCCCAGGAATATTCTTCCACTACGCTCAGCAGCCGGTATCTTTCAGACTCGTTCCAAGCATGCCGGCGCGCATTTCGAAACCTTTCCCCGCACGGATGAATTCTCTGCGTAGGGGGGAA from Candidatus Micrarchaeia archaeon harbors:
- a CDS encoding amino acid permease is translated as MAKLNRTLSLFDAVNIALGSIIGAGIFVILGSAAGIAGPAVFLSVLVAAAVALMTGLASSGLSRRFPKSGGAYLFAREAISHSAGFIVGWIWLFSNIAAGATVAVGFGHYLAFFLPSVPANLAAALIVLLATAINLLGAGQSSKVNNVLVALKVLILLAFVAVSLFFFKPANFSPLAPFGIAGILAGAATIFFAYAGFARVAVIADEVKNPEVNVPKATIISIAVSTLLYSAVAVGAVGLAGWQALSESGSPLADALASVGLGFGASIIAAGALIATGTVVLSSVLGLSRLAFTMAEAKELPGWLGAIGKSSVPANSILVSGAATLLFALFADLPHIAYISSFSLLLYYAAINLSGIRILDGNARYAAFGGLLSCAILMFSLPLQSWLVGLAAVTLGILYYLLFVRERGKN